From Amphritea atlantica, a single genomic window includes:
- a CDS encoding carbohydrate porin, whose product MKQSILLTSAVISCLLAGTAQAQLAFDANLELDTDAVDTAASSTTFDQNGFVELNVASKRENGEYFVAAKGGVRLTTDGDKNVVVRDAYIQLGNSTWDAQIGRFEAINLFPLGKDTLVAHAGGVSVYEANKVRGFAGDDGGQIALHFKASDSLKFELDTIYGDDDTAGDNGTAVSGYRPSVTWSADAFSLTAGFESVKYDLLAGGNVDQTGYALTANFDLSGANVNLSASRLEDDNTDQTVNSYAANVTYGNFGAGVIHSEEDNASGADPDVTTTYVAYSVPLFDIKEATVTFAGSYSSASNVVDDETTAARVRFNYTF is encoded by the coding sequence TTGAAACAGTCCATTTTATTGACCTCCGCTGTTATTAGCTGCCTATTAGCAGGTACCGCTCAGGCACAACTGGCATTTGATGCTAACCTGGAACTGGATACCGATGCGGTTGATACTGCTGCCTCATCCACAACCTTTGATCAGAACGGTTTTGTCGAACTGAATGTCGCCTCAAAACGTGAGAACGGAGAGTACTTTGTTGCTGCCAAAGGCGGTGTACGTCTGACAACCGATGGTGATAAAAATGTGGTGGTGCGTGATGCCTATATTCAACTGGGCAACAGCACCTGGGATGCACAGATCGGTCGCTTCGAAGCGATTAACCTGTTCCCGCTGGGTAAAGATACATTGGTTGCACATGCCGGTGGCGTATCGGTTTATGAAGCCAACAAGGTGCGCGGATTCGCCGGTGATGATGGCGGCCAGATCGCCCTGCACTTTAAAGCCTCTGACAGCCTGAAGTTTGAACTGGATACGATCTATGGTGACGATGACACTGCCGGCGATAATGGTACCGCTGTATCCGGTTACCGTCCCTCCGTTACCTGGAGTGCAGACGCATTCAGCCTGACCGCAGGCTTCGAAAGCGTTAAATACGACCTGCTCGCCGGCGGCAATGTTGATCAGACCGGTTATGCATTAACGGCAAACTTTGATCTGTCCGGTGCCAACGTCAATCTCTCTGCATCCCGTCTGGAAGATGACAACACCGATCAGACAGTAAACTCCTATGCCGCCAACGTCACCTACGGTAATTTTGGTGCCGGTGTAATTCACTCCGAAGAGGACAATGCCAGCGGTGCTGATCCTGACGTTACCACCACCTATGTTGCCTATTCAGTTCCACTGTTTGACATAAAAGAGGCGACGGTCACGTTTGCCGGATCTTACTCGAGCGCATCAAATGTGGTGGACGATGAAACCACCGCAGCCCGGGTACGGTTCAACTACACTTTTTAA
- a CDS encoding carbohydrate kinase, giving the protein MLKVISFGEALVDMLSSQVSENQSSGVEQFAKYPGGAPANVAAAVGKLGGNSYMAGKIGTDMFGVFMRQSLHEAGVNTDYLLNTEAANTALAFVSLDAEGERSFTFYRNPSADMLFTADEFDDHWFADAGIFHFCSNTLTATGIREATLAGIDKAKAAGFLISFDVNLRSNLWPAGSDPAAPIWQALALADMVKLSLDEMNFLAASSSQDEVLQRLLDNGVSLVLLTDGGNPLRYFSQQNTGTVIPPSVSMVDSTAAGDAFIGGFIYQLAAMDCQHSELNTLLNTPDRLEKALRFASQCGAYAVSHKGAFTSLPGINDLQL; this is encoded by the coding sequence ATGCTAAAGGTCATCTCTTTTGGCGAAGCTCTGGTCGATATGCTCTCCAGCCAGGTCAGTGAAAACCAGTCCAGCGGAGTTGAACAGTTCGCTAAATACCCCGGAGGAGCCCCGGCAAATGTCGCGGCCGCCGTGGGAAAATTGGGCGGCAACAGCTACATGGCCGGTAAAATTGGCACTGATATGTTTGGTGTTTTTATGCGGCAGTCGCTGCATGAAGCCGGCGTGAATACCGATTACCTGCTGAATACCGAGGCAGCCAACACTGCACTGGCGTTTGTCTCACTGGACGCAGAGGGAGAGCGCAGTTTCACTTTCTACCGTAACCCCTCTGCCGATATGTTGTTTACAGCGGATGAGTTTGACGATCACTGGTTTGCGGATGCGGGCATCTTTCACTTTTGCTCCAATACTCTGACGGCAACCGGGATCAGAGAGGCGACTCTTGCCGGGATAGACAAAGCTAAAGCAGCCGGTTTTCTGATCAGTTTTGATGTCAACCTGCGCAGCAATTTATGGCCTGCGGGCAGCGACCCGGCAGCCCCCATCTGGCAGGCACTGGCGCTGGCCGATATGGTTAAGCTGAGTCTGGATGAGATGAACTTTCTCGCGGCCAGCTCCTCACAGGATGAGGTGTTACAGCGACTACTGGATAACGGAGTGTCTCTGGTGCTGCTGACCGATGGCGGCAACCCTTTGCGTTACTTCAGCCAACAGAACACAGGAACGGTCATCCCACCCAGCGTCTCTATGGTCGACAGCACCGCCGCGGGGGATGCGTTTATTGGTGGATTTATCTATCAGCTTGCCGCTATGGACTGCCAGCACAGTGAACTGAATACGCTGCTGAACACGCCGGACAGATTAGAAAAAGCTCTGCGATTCGCATCTCAGTGCGGTGCCTACGCGGTGTCCCACAAAGGCGCCTTCACCTCACTACCCGGCATAAACGACCTGCAGTTATAA
- the eno gene encoding phosphopyruvate hydratase, with protein sequence MASIIERIVAREILDSRGNPTVEAEVILTSGVTGVACAPSGASTGSREALELRDGDKSRYNGKGVLTAVDNINSKIAAVLKGFDARNQRALDQALIETDNTENKSNLGANATLAVSLAAAKAAAADQSRPLYAHIASLYGQPDLFSMPLPMMNIINGGEHADNTVDIQEFMIQPVSAPTFREGLRMGAEVFHSLKKVLQERGLSTAVGDEGGFAPDLQSNEEALIVIREAVELAGYTLGTDFTLALDCAASEFYRDGEYQLSGEGKSFSSEGFSDYLAELTKHYPIVSIEDGLDESDWEGWAYLTEKLGSEVQLVGDDLFVTNTKILQRGINQKIGNSILIKFNQIGTLSETLDAIKMAQDAGYRAIISHRSGETEDTTIADLAVGTCAGQIKTGSLCRSDRVAKYNRLLRIEEVLQDAAPYHGRSEVFGQ encoded by the coding sequence ATGGCCAGTATCATCGAGAGAATAGTTGCACGGGAGATCCTTGACTCACGGGGCAACCCGACCGTTGAAGCCGAGGTGATACTGACCTCAGGAGTGACCGGAGTCGCTTGCGCGCCCTCAGGGGCAAGTACCGGATCAAGAGAAGCGCTGGAACTGAGAGATGGCGATAAAAGCCGTTATAACGGCAAAGGGGTGTTAACCGCTGTTGATAATATCAACTCAAAGATCGCCGCTGTTCTCAAAGGTTTTGACGCCCGCAATCAGCGGGCACTGGATCAGGCGCTGATTGAGACGGACAATACCGAAAACAAATCTAACCTCGGTGCCAACGCGACTCTGGCGGTCTCCCTGGCAGCGGCAAAAGCAGCGGCAGCCGATCAGAGCCGTCCTCTCTATGCACACATCGCATCACTCTATGGTCAGCCAGATCTCTTTAGCATGCCGTTACCCATGATGAACATCATCAATGGCGGAGAGCATGCCGACAACACTGTTGATATTCAGGAGTTCATGATTCAGCCGGTCTCTGCCCCCACCTTTCGTGAAGGCTTACGCATGGGCGCTGAGGTATTCCATTCACTCAAAAAAGTACTTCAGGAGCGCGGGCTGAGTACCGCCGTGGGGGATGAGGGTGGTTTTGCGCCGGACCTGCAAAGCAACGAAGAAGCACTGATCGTCATCCGTGAAGCGGTTGAACTGGCAGGTTACACACTGGGCACAGACTTCACTCTGGCACTGGACTGTGCTGCCTCAGAGTTTTATCGCGATGGTGAGTATCAGCTCAGCGGCGAAGGAAAGTCATTCAGTTCAGAGGGTTTCAGTGATTACCTGGCCGAACTGACTAAACACTACCCGATTGTATCGATTGAGGATGGCCTTGATGAATCTGACTGGGAAGGCTGGGCTTACCTGACAGAAAAACTGGGTAGCGAAGTGCAACTGGTGGGCGATGATCTGTTCGTCACCAATACCAAAATACTTCAGCGCGGCATCAATCAAAAGATCGGTAACTCAATCCTGATCAAGTTTAATCAGATCGGCACCCTGAGTGAAACCCTTGATGCGATCAAAATGGCACAGGATGCAGGTTATCGCGCGATAATCTCCCATCGCTCCGGCGAAACGGAAGATACCACCATCGCAGACCTGGCCGTTGGCACCTGTGCCGGTCAGATTAAAACCGGTTCACTCTGCCGTTCAGACCGTGTTGCCAAATACAACCGCTTGCTGCGCATTGAAGAAGTACTTCAGGATGCTGCGCCCTACCATGGTCGGAGCGAAGTTTTCGGACAATAG
- a CDS encoding carbohydrate porin, which translates to MLLTSAILSCTLSGFAQAQLAFDANLELDTDAVDTAASSTTFDQNGFVELNVASKRENGDYFVAAKGGVRLTTDGDKNVVVRDAYIQLGNSSWDAQIGRFEAINLFPLGKDTLVSHAGGVSVYEANKVRGFAGDDGGQIALHFKASDSLKFELDTIYGDDDTAGDNGTAVSGYRPSVTWSADAFSLTAGFESVKYDLLAGGNVDQTGYALTANFDLSGANVNLSASRLEDDNTDQTVNSYAANLTYGNFGAGVIHSEEDNASGADPDVTTTYVAYSVPLFDIKEATVTFAGSYSSASNVVDDETTAARVRFNYTF; encoded by the coding sequence ATGTTACTTACCAGCGCAATTCTTAGCTGCACTTTATCGGGTTTCGCTCAGGCGCAACTTGCGTTTGACGCTAACCTTGAACTGGATACCGATGCGGTTGATACCGCAGCCTCCTCCACAACCTTTGATCAGAACGGTTTTGTCGAACTGAATGTCGCCTCAAAACGTGAGAACGGTGATTACTTTGTTGCTGCCAAAGGCGGTGTACGCCTGACAACCGATGGCGATAAAAATGTGGTGGTACGTGATGCCTATATTCAACTGGGCAACAGCAGCTGGGATGCACAGATCGGTCGCTTCGAAGCGATTAACCTGTTCCCGCTGGGTAAAGACACGCTGGTGTCACATGCCGGTGGCGTGTCGGTTTACGAGGCTAATAAAGTACGAGGTTTTGCCGGTGATGATGGTGGTCAGATCGCCCTGCACTTTAAAGCCTCTGACAGCCTGAAGTTTGAACTGGATACGATCTATGGTGACGATGACACTGCCGGCGATAATGGTACCGCTGTATCCGGTTACCGTCCTTCCGTTACCTGGAGTGCTGACGCCTTCAGCCTGACCGCAGGCTTCGAGAGCGTTAAATACGATCTGCTCGCTGGCGGCAATGTTGATCAGACCGGTTATGCATTAACGGCAAACTTTGATCTGTCCGGTGCCAACGTCAATCTCTCTGCATCCCGTCTGGAAGATGACAACACCGATCAGACAGTGAACTCTTATGCGGCCAACCTCACCTACGGTAATTTTGGTGCCGGTGTAATTCACTCCGAAGAGGACAATGCCAGCGGTGCTGACCCTGACGTTACCACCACCTATGTCGCCTATTCAGTTCCACTGTTTGACATAAAAGAGGCCACGGTCACGTTTGCCGGATCTTACTCGAGCGCATCAAATGTGGTGGACGATGAAACCACCGCCGCCCGGGTGCGGTTCAACTACACCTTCTAA
- the pyk gene encoding pyruvate kinase has protein sequence MLRRTKIIATLGPATTSEEQLEKLILAGADVVRLNFSHGEAEDHRQRAELVRKLSRKHGRFVTILGDLQGPKIRISRFAEQKVKLKIGQPFSLDATLDRDAGDVTRVGLDYKALIEDARVGDILLLDDGRVELQVTETFEHKLDTVVLVGGWLSNNKGINRLGGGLSAKALTDKDKEDIITAAAIGVDYVAVSFPRDAADMNEARELLRAAGSTAGLVAKIERAETVADLEVLDDIIRASEAVMVARGDLAVEIGDAELIAVQKHIIARARTLNTVVITATQMMESMISSPMPTRAEVSDVANAVLDYTDAVMLSAETAAGDYPIETVQAMDRVCLGAERHPSSKRSKHRINEDFHDIDETIALSAIYAANHLVGIKAIISMTESGATPQLMSRLRTSVPIFALSGREATQFRVGLYRGVYTIPFYAEQYDPEEINTKAIQELLERKIVAPGDMVIITKGDYLNAQGGTNTLKVVRV, from the coding sequence ATGTTGAGACGTACCAAGATCATTGCCACGCTGGGCCCTGCAACTACCAGTGAAGAGCAACTCGAAAAACTGATACTCGCCGGGGCTGATGTGGTGCGCCTCAATTTCTCCCATGGCGAGGCTGAAGACCATCGTCAACGGGCAGAACTGGTGCGCAAACTGTCCAGAAAGCACGGCCGGTTTGTTACCATCCTGGGCGACCTGCAGGGACCCAAGATCAGGATATCCCGCTTTGCGGAACAGAAAGTTAAACTGAAAATCGGTCAGCCATTTAGCCTGGATGCAACGCTGGACCGGGATGCCGGTGATGTGACCCGGGTCGGGCTGGATTACAAAGCACTGATTGAAGATGCCCGTGTAGGAGATATTCTGCTACTGGATGATGGCCGTGTTGAACTACAGGTTACCGAAACCTTTGAGCACAAGCTGGATACCGTGGTTCTGGTAGGCGGTTGGCTGTCAAACAATAAAGGCATTAACCGGCTGGGCGGCGGACTGTCAGCCAAAGCGCTCACCGATAAAGACAAAGAGGACATCATCACAGCCGCCGCAATCGGTGTGGATTATGTCGCCGTGTCCTTTCCCCGTGATGCAGCAGATATGAATGAAGCCCGCGAGTTACTCCGGGCAGCAGGGTCGACTGCGGGTCTGGTAGCCAAGATCGAACGGGCGGAAACAGTTGCCGACCTTGAAGTACTGGACGACATTATCCGTGCCTCAGAAGCGGTGATGGTGGCCCGGGGAGATCTGGCGGTCGAAATTGGTGATGCTGAACTGATTGCGGTGCAGAAACATATTATCGCCCGTGCCCGCACCCTGAATACCGTGGTAATCACCGCCACCCAGATGATGGAATCAATGATCAGCAGCCCGATGCCAACCCGGGCTGAGGTATCGGATGTTGCCAACGCCGTTCTGGACTATACCGATGCAGTGATGCTGTCGGCAGAAACCGCAGCCGGGGATTATCCGATAGAAACGGTTCAGGCGATGGATCGGGTCTGCCTCGGGGCAGAACGCCACCCATCATCGAAGCGATCCAAACACCGGATCAATGAAGATTTCCATGACATTGATGAAACCATCGCTCTGTCTGCAATCTATGCGGCTAACCATCTGGTGGGGATTAAAGCGATCATCAGCATGACCGAATCGGGCGCGACACCGCAGCTGATGTCGCGCTTACGCACCTCGGTACCGATCTTCGCCCTGTCGGGTCGTGAAGCGACTCAGTTCAGGGTAGGCCTCTATCGCGGTGTCTATACCATCCCCTTTTATGCCGAACAGTATGACCCGGAAGAGATTAACACCAAAGCGATTCAGGAATTACTGGAACGCAAAATCGTTGCACCGGGAGATATGGTCATCATCACCAAAGGTGATTACCTCAACGCCCAGGGCGGTACCAACACGCTAAAAGTGGTCAGGGTTTAA
- the gap gene encoding type I glyceraldehyde-3-phosphate dehydrogenase, producing MTIRVAINGFGRIGRNVLRALYENNYRDNIQVVAINDLGDAAINAHLFQYDSVHGRFNGEVDHTAESIIVNGDRISISAVRNPAELPWKELNIDVVYECTGLFTERDKAAQHITAGARKVIISAPGKNVDATVVYGVNDQVLRQSHEVISNASCTTNCLAPMAQVLQQQIGIESGLMTTIHSYTNDQNLSDVYHSDLYRARSATQSMIPTKTGAAAAVGLVLPELAGKFDGMAVRVPTINVSLVDLSFIAERQTSVEEVNQLLAAAAKNSAVLGYNELPLVSIDFNHNPLSSIFDASQTKVSGRLVKVMSWYDNEWGFSNRMLDNTLALMHAPA from the coding sequence ATGACAATTCGCGTCGCAATCAACGGTTTTGGGCGGATCGGCCGCAATGTGCTCAGAGCACTTTATGAAAATAACTACCGCGACAATATTCAGGTTGTTGCTATCAACGACCTGGGCGACGCGGCAATCAATGCTCACCTGTTTCAATACGATTCTGTACACGGCCGTTTTAATGGCGAAGTCGATCATACCGCAGAGAGTATTATAGTTAACGGTGACCGTATCTCTATCAGTGCAGTGCGCAATCCGGCAGAGCTCCCCTGGAAAGAGCTGAACATCGATGTCGTTTATGAGTGTACCGGATTATTCACCGAGCGCGATAAAGCAGCGCAGCATATTACTGCAGGCGCCCGCAAGGTGATTATCTCGGCGCCGGGTAAAAATGTGGATGCAACCGTCGTTTATGGTGTCAACGATCAGGTTCTGCGTCAGTCTCATGAGGTTATCTCAAACGCCTCCTGCACCACTAACTGTCTGGCGCCGATGGCTCAGGTTCTGCAACAGCAGATCGGTATTGAAAGTGGTCTGATGACCACTATCCACTCCTATACCAATGATCAGAACCTGTCAGATGTGTATCACTCAGATCTTTATCGGGCACGTTCTGCAACTCAATCGATGATCCCGACAAAAACCGGGGCTGCCGCAGCAGTGGGCCTGGTGCTTCCGGAGCTGGCCGGCAAATTTGATGGTATGGCGGTACGGGTTCCCACCATTAACGTCTCGCTGGTTGATCTGAGCTTTATCGCTGAGCGACAAACCTCTGTCGAAGAAGTGAACCAGCTGCTTGCGGCGGCGGCAAAAAACTCAGCCGTTCTGGGTTATAACGAATTGCCACTGGTCTCAATCGACTTCAACCATAACCCGCTCTCCTCCATTTTTGACGCTTCACAAACTAAAGTATCCGGCCGTCTGGTGAAAGTGATGTCCTGGTATGACAACGAATGGGGATTCTCCAACCGTATGCTGGATAACACCCTGGCGCTGATGCATGCGCCAGCCTGA
- the edd gene encoding phosphogluconate dehydratase encodes MHTVVKQVTDRIVKRSQVTREAYLRQMRDAEDKGVHRARLSCGNLAHGFAACGADDKQALKMVNAVNVGIISSYNDMLSAHQPFEQFPELIRQAVHELGSVAQFAGGVPAMCDGVTQGQPGMELSLFSRDVIAMATAVGLSHNMFDAALYLGVCDKIVPGLLIGALRFGHLPTLFVPAGPMPSGLPNKEKAKIRQLYAEGKVDRDALLQCESDSYHSAGTCTFYGTANSNQMVVEVMGLHLPGSSFVNPGTEMREALTREAARQAVRLTAQNGEFTPLYKIVDERSLVNAIVALLATGGSTNHTMHLIAIARAAGVIINWDDFSDLSDVVPLLAKVYPNGEADINHFQAAGGVGYLVRELLAGGYLHEDVMTVVGQGLSRYTQEPFLEDGKLIWREGVQQSLDSNVLSTVEKPFSPNGGLKLLQGNLGRGVIKVSAVSPEHQIVEAPAIVFEDQDEIGAAFERGELERDFVAVVRYQGPKSNGMPELHKLTPYLGTLQDRGFKVALVTDGRMSGASGKVPAAIHVWPEARLGGPLAQVADGDLIRVDATTGTLELIAGDSSWLSRGQTMPASAAKHHQAMGRELFAPMRDQVNCAEEGATVFNFAEIQ; translated from the coding sequence ATGCACACCGTTGTTAAGCAAGTTACCGATCGAATCGTAAAGCGCAGCCAGGTCACCCGAGAGGCGTATTTACGGCAGATGAGAGATGCCGAAGACAAGGGTGTGCACCGGGCCCGTTTATCCTGTGGTAACCTCGCCCACGGATTTGCAGCCTGCGGTGCTGATGATAAGCAGGCGCTGAAAATGGTTAACGCGGTGAATGTCGGCATTATTTCGTCATATAACGACATGTTATCTGCCCATCAGCCCTTTGAGCAGTTTCCGGAGCTGATTCGGCAAGCGGTGCATGAGCTGGGTTCTGTGGCACAGTTTGCCGGTGGTGTGCCTGCAATGTGTGACGGTGTTACCCAGGGACAGCCGGGAATGGAACTGAGTCTGTTTAGCCGTGATGTGATTGCGATGGCGACGGCTGTTGGCCTGTCGCATAACATGTTTGATGCAGCGCTCTATCTGGGTGTGTGTGACAAGATTGTGCCCGGGCTACTCATCGGAGCGCTACGTTTTGGTCACCTGCCGACGCTGTTTGTGCCCGCCGGACCAATGCCCAGCGGCTTGCCGAATAAAGAGAAAGCGAAGATTCGTCAGCTGTATGCCGAAGGTAAGGTGGATCGGGATGCATTGTTGCAGTGTGAATCTGATTCTTATCACAGTGCCGGCACCTGTACCTTTTATGGCACCGCTAACAGCAACCAGATGGTGGTTGAGGTGATGGGTCTGCATCTGCCGGGTTCCTCCTTTGTAAACCCGGGTACTGAGATGCGCGAAGCGCTGACCCGCGAGGCGGCCAGGCAGGCTGTTCGTCTGACGGCTCAGAACGGCGAATTCACACCGTTATATAAGATTGTCGATGAACGCTCTCTGGTGAATGCCATTGTGGCGCTGTTGGCTACCGGCGGCTCAACCAACCATACCATGCACCTGATCGCCATTGCCCGTGCGGCAGGGGTTATTATTAACTGGGATGACTTCTCTGATCTGTCGGATGTGGTGCCGCTGCTGGCAAAGGTCTATCCCAACGGTGAAGCGGATATCAATCACTTCCAGGCCGCGGGTGGCGTGGGGTATCTGGTGCGTGAATTGTTGGCAGGTGGCTATCTGCATGAAGATGTGATGACCGTGGTAGGGCAGGGTTTATCCCGCTACACTCAGGAGCCTTTCCTTGAGGATGGCAAGCTGATCTGGCGTGAAGGGGTGCAACAATCTCTGGATTCTAATGTCCTCAGTACAGTGGAAAAACCATTTAGCCCGAATGGTGGTTTAAAACTGCTGCAGGGGAATCTCGGGCGTGGCGTGATTAAAGTCTCTGCGGTTTCACCTGAGCATCAAATCGTGGAAGCACCGGCGATTGTCTTTGAGGATCAGGATGAGATTGGTGCTGCATTCGAGCGGGGTGAGCTGGAGCGGGACTTTGTCGCTGTAGTGCGTTATCAGGGACCAAAATCCAACGGTATGCCTGAACTGCATAAACTCACGCCCTATTTAGGTACGCTGCAGGATCGTGGTTTTAAAGTCGCGCTGGTGACCGATGGACGCATGTCCGGTGCATCGGGTAAAGTGCCGGCCGCAATTCATGTCTGGCCGGAAGCCCGTCTCGGTGGGCCACTAGCTCAGGTGGCGGATGGCGATCTGATCCGGGTTGATGCGACGACCGGCACTCTGGAGCTGATCGCTGGCGACTCATCCTGGTTATCCCGTGGCCAGACGATGCCTGCTTCTGCGGCGAAACATCATCAGGCGATGGGGCGTGAGTTGTTTGCGCCGATGCGCGACCAGGTTAACTGCGCTGAAGAGGGCGCAACTGTTTTTAATTTTGCTGAGATACAGTAG
- a CDS encoding glucokinase — protein sequence MSEYALVGDIGGTNARFALVRPGAVVLESVHTLQCSDYSNIDAACRAYFDQVGITGIERACLAFACPVQGEQIKMTNNHWHFTRTDLAQQLGLKQLKLVNDFTAMALGMLHIGEDEKIQVGSGHSLEGAARLVIGPGTGLGVSGLVKANDDWIPLSTEGGHISFAPADEVEIDLWRALVARFGRVSVERILCGQGLLNLYQILSAQQGSEVRCQSPAEVSVAAVEGDDPVAVESLQRFCRILGNVAGDNVLTLGARGGVYLCGGILPKVAEFFLQSGFRRAFEDKGRFVDYMQNVPVWLCTAENPGLLGAAAALENREVSG from the coding sequence ATGTCAGAGTATGCACTCGTCGGAGATATCGGTGGCACCAATGCACGCTTTGCACTGGTGCGTCCGGGCGCGGTGGTTCTGGAATCAGTCCACACTTTACAATGTTCAGACTATAGCAATATTGATGCAGCGTGCCGGGCCTATTTTGATCAGGTCGGTATAACAGGCATTGAGCGTGCCTGTCTGGCATTTGCCTGCCCGGTTCAGGGTGAGCAGATTAAGATGACTAACAATCACTGGCACTTTACCCGAACAGATCTGGCGCAACAGCTGGGCCTGAAACAGCTGAAGCTGGTCAATGACTTTACCGCAATGGCGCTGGGGATGCTTCACATAGGTGAAGATGAGAAAATTCAGGTGGGTTCTGGTCACTCTCTTGAGGGCGCAGCACGGCTGGTGATCGGTCCGGGAACCGGGCTGGGTGTATCCGGATTAGTCAAAGCCAATGATGACTGGATTCCCTTATCAACGGAGGGGGGGCATATCAGTTTTGCCCCTGCTGACGAAGTTGAAATCGATCTTTGGCGTGCGCTGGTAGCCCGCTTTGGCCGGGTCTCGGTTGAGCGGATACTGTGCGGTCAGGGATTGTTGAACCTGTATCAGATTTTATCCGCACAACAGGGCAGCGAAGTCCGCTGTCAATCTCCGGCGGAGGTGAGTGTGGCCGCCGTGGAGGGGGATGACCCTGTTGCTGTAGAGTCTTTACAGCGGTTCTGTCGTATTCTCGGTAATGTCGCCGGTGATAACGTATTAACGCTGGGCGCCCGGGGGGGCGTTTACCTCTGTGGAGGAATTTTGCCAAAGGTGGCGGAGTTTTTTCTTCAGAGTGGATTTCGGCGTGCGTTTGAAGACAAGGGGCGCTTCGTTGATTACATGCAGAATGTTCCGGTCTGGCTCTGTACCGCAGAAAATCCTGGGTTGTTAGGCGCAGCCGCAGCACTGGAAAATAGAGAGGTGTCTGGCTGA
- a CDS encoding response regulator yields MLIVDDDNEIRELLGSYLGQNGYETVTLESGEHLIEQLQTVPVDLIILDLMMPGEDGFSLCRRVRIDSDVPIIMLTASAEETDRIVGLELGADDYVAKPFNPRELLARIKAVLRRSCSPHNVAAKGRFLCFAEWRLDTVNRDLIDASGKVIPLSGADYSLLLLFLENPNKVLNRDDLLGATRGRESSPYDRSIDVQLSRLRQRLGEDAKDPHIIKTVRGSGYVLSVEVERER; encoded by the coding sequence ATTTTGATTGTTGATGATGATAATGAGATTCGTGAATTACTTGGCTCCTACCTCGGTCAGAATGGATATGAAACGGTAACCCTTGAAAGTGGCGAACACCTGATTGAACAGCTGCAGACAGTCCCCGTTGATCTGATCATTCTGGATCTGATGATGCCCGGCGAAGACGGGTTCAGCCTTTGCCGCCGGGTACGTATTGATTCTGACGTGCCTATTATTATGCTGACCGCGTCTGCTGAGGAGACTGATCGTATCGTCGGCTTAGAGTTAGGTGCCGATGATTATGTTGCCAAACCTTTTAATCCAAGAGAGTTGCTGGCGAGGATCAAGGCTGTTTTACGCCGCAGTTGTTCGCCTCATAATGTTGCGGCTAAGGGGCGTTTTCTGTGTTTTGCCGAGTGGCGGTTAGATACGGTTAACCGTGATCTGATTGATGCTTCCGGTAAAGTAATTCCTTTGAGTGGGGCAGACTATAGCCTTCTGTTACTTTTCCTGGAAAACCCGAATAAAGTTCTGAATCGCGACGACCTGCTCGGCGCTACCCGGGGGCGGGAATCCAGTCCATACGACCGCAGTATTGATGTGCAGCTAAGCCGGCTGCGCCAGCGTCTCGGGGAAGATGCTAAAGATCCCCATATTATTAAGACTGTCAGGGGTTCGGGCTACGTGTTATCCGTTGAAGTTGAGCGTGAGAGGTGA